The nucleotide sequence CGACAAGGTCCGCCTCGCTCACCGTGCCGGTGGCCACGGCCAGGGTGCGTGCGCCTATGGCCTGCCCGGCCCGCACGTCCCGCACCGTGTCGCCTATCACCACGCTGCGCTCGGGTGGGAATGTGACGCCGAAGTGACGGCAGGCCTCGTCATAGGCCAGATGGGCGAGCTGCTCGCGGGTGATCGAGTTCTCGCCGAACCCGCCGGTGGGGAAATAGCGCGCCATGTCCAGGGTGGCGAGCTTAATCATCGCCCCCTCGCGCACGTTGCCGGTCAGAAGGGCCAGAGCGCCCAGCCCCTGCGACATCTCGACCAGCTCACGCACCCCGGGGTAGAGTATCCATTCGCTGGGGTTAAGGCTCTCCTGCCTCAGGTAGCGTACGTAACCGTCGCGGAAAGTCTCCCAGTGCGGCAGAAGGTCGGCCCCGGAAAGTTCGGGACGGTAGGCGGCGACGATCTCCTCGAAGATCACCCGGTCGAGCTTGCCCGCCATGTGAATGCCGTCGATGGGACCCTCGATCCCCAGCACCTCGCGGCAGGAACGCACGAAACTGCGGTAGCCGCTGTGGTTGGTCGAAAGGATCGTGCCGTCGATGTCATACAGGAACAGGCGCTGCGTGGCGGGGCTTGTCATTAGTGCTATATCCGATCTCGCGCCCGGGCCGATAAGACAGGAGCGCATGTCATGTCACATGAAGTGGAACGAACTCGGTATCTGTATAAGAATCCAACCTTCAATCCCCCCTATGCCCCCCCCTTTACGAAAGGGGGGATCGCACCCTGGGGCCCTCAACTTGCACGGGGCATCGAGCGCACACCTTTGCCAAAGGGGGAACGAGGGGAATTTAAAATCACTCTTCAGAAACTGTAGTTGAAGCTGAAACGGTGCGAATCGCCCAGGCCCTCGACATAGGGCACGAAAGCGTAGTCGAAGCGCAACTGCATGTAGACTATCCCGAAGCCGAACGACATGTCCTCGTTGTTCAGGCCGGAGCGGTAGCCCACACGGCCGTAGAGCATCTCGCGCCAGCCGTACTCGGCGCCGAAAGCCAGACGGGCATCGTTGTCGTTGGGTCGCACGATCTCGGCCGTGACCGTGGCCGCGCCGCGCGCCCAGGGCAGGCCCTTGTGGTAGGAGGCGCCCACCGCCACCTCCCGCGGGGCGTCGTAACCCTTGTTCTCGTACTTGAGCTGGGTGCCCAGGTTGCGCACGCTCAGGGCCGCGCTCAGGCCGGGGATGATCGTGCGGGAGCGCACCCCGATATCGAACAGCATGGCGCTGGCGGTCTGGGAGTCCAGGTTCTCGTGGACCCAGCGGGCGGTCACCCCGGCCGAGACCAGCTCGTTGACCCGCATGGCCGCACTCACCCCCAGGGCCATGTCGAACGGGCTGAACGTGCCCTGGGCCTCCACGGAGTTGGTCTCGCGCCGCTCCAGCTCGCCGGCGCTGAAATAGTTCATCGACACGCCGACCTTGAAGCGGTCCACATCGAACACGTAGGCGGCGGCGCTCTGCGACATATCGGCGATCAGGCGCTGGTGGGTGAAGAACAGCTCGCGCTCCGGGGCGTCGGTCAGGCCGGCCGGGTTCCAGAAACAGCCCGCCGCGTCATCCGACAGAGCGGTGTACGCCGTGCCCAGGGCCGCCGCGCGCGCTCCCACCGCGGTCTTCAGAAAGTTCAGCGCCGTGGTGCCGGTGCTGGAATTGATGTCGTCCGCCCGCAGGCTGCCCGCGGCCGGGAACAGGCCGGTGAGCAGCAGGAGCGCCGCGACCGCCGCTCCCGGACGGAGCGTGTGTTTATTGAATGTCGGCACTCGATGTCCCTCGTTTGGGTTTGGCTCAGCGTATCACGGCGAATTTTTTCAGCACCCGGGCGGTGCCGGCTCCCTCGCTCCGGGCCTCGATCAGCACGAGGTACACCCCGCTGGCGTAGCGCGAGGCGTCCAGGACCACCTCATTGTCCTGGCCCGCGGCGGCGGAGGTGGCGCCATCGGTCTCGGCCACGGTCTCACCGCTGGTGGTCAGCACCTTGACAGTCACCCGGCTCACATCGCCGCGGCCCAGACGGTAGACCACGCGGGCGCGATCACCGCGCAGCGGGTTGGGCCAGACATAGCATGTGTTCTCGCTCAGGGCCGTGGCCGCGGAGGGCAGGCCCGGGTTCCTCTGCGCGGACGAGCTTAGGCCCGTGCGCGCCGGCCCGTTACCCAGGCCGGCCCACTGGGGCGAAAGCTTGGTTGAGCCGGTGGACCAGGCGTACAGGAAGCCCTCGGCGTCCGAGCACAGAAGGTCCAGCTTACCGTCCCCGTCCAGGTCGGCGGGCACAGGGGGCAGCACCGCGTCGCTGCCGGTGGGGAAACGCTCGAACGGACGGCCCGTGCCATCCGCCCGGTAGGCCGCCACCAGACGTCCGCGGGTGGAAACCAGCATCTCCTGGGCCCCGTCCCCATCCAGGTCGGCCAGGGCGGGCGCGCTCATGTAGGGCGCGGGATAGGAGTAATCCATGTTCAGGTGCAGCGGGTGACCGGCCAGGCCCGCGCCGTTGTACTCCAGTACGTACAGCTCGGCCCCGTCCTTCTCCGGCGAGTCGGGGAAATCCACCGGCGCCACCAGCTCGTTCAGCCCGTCGCCGTCCACATCGCCTAACGCCCCGCCGGCCAGGCAGGAACCGCCGGTGAGCACCGGCCAACCCGCGGACGGCTCGCCCGTGGCGGCGTTAAGGCTCCAGATTTTTCCATCTTCAGCGAACGCGCAGACCCGCGCCTCTTCCGAGGAGCCCGGCAGGCCCATCTTGCCGACCAGAGGGGCGCAGACTATCGGCGCACCCAGATCGGCTGAATACTTTTCATGTCCCTGCCTGTCGAAAGCCAGCAGCTTGCCGCCCAAGGTGCCCACGAAAATCGCGCTCGGGGCCAGGGTGGCGTCCTGCAGCACGGCGACCGGGGCCACGGCCTCAGCCCCGATCGAGACCGGGAAACCGTTCAGGTGGCCGCCCGCGCCGGTCAAGGCGAAAAGCTGCGAGCCGGATGAGCCGTTGCGGTTGGGCAGCAGCACCTCCAGGGCACCGTCGCCGTCGAGGTCGGCCAGCACCGGGGTGGCGCTGTTAAGGCCGGGCAGGCGCACGGGCCAGCCGGGCAGGCTGGTCAGGCTGCCATCCGCCGCCAGTCGCCAGGCGAACACCTCGGCGTGCGCGGTGGCCACCACCACTTCCGGCACCCCGTCGCCGTCGATGTCCCCTGCCGCGGGCGAACCAGGGACCGAATCCCCTGCCGCCGCTCCGAATCCGCCCCAGCCCGAGGCCAGGGCCACGAAAACCCGGCCGTCCGAACTCACCTGCACCACGTCCTCCCCGGGCGTGCGCGGGTCGAGGTCGATCACCAGCGGGCTGGACCCGTTGCTGCCGCTGCCCAGGATGCGCGGCCAGCCGGACAAAGTATGCGGTATCTGCGGCCCTGAGGCCACGCTGTTGAACTTGACATCCACCGCGATAACGCTGTCCACCGACGGCTCGCCCGGATAGACGTTCAGCGAGCGGAAGCCCGAGATTTCGAGGTTGGAGGGCAGGCCGGTGAAAGAGGCGCTGGGCGGGCTGGTGTAGGGGCCGTAATCCAGGTTCAGGTTACCCAGGACCAGGCTTTTCACCCCCGGCACTCCCCCGCCAAACACATCGAACGGGCTGCCGAACCCCGGGTCCAGGGAGGCCGGGAACGGCTCCAGCAGATGGTTCAGGCCGTCCGCCTCCACCAGCCCGATCCCCAGATGCTCCGGCTCGGTGTTGACCGAGTTGAGGGTCAGCTCGCGGTTGAAAGTGCGGCGCAGCACCTCCTCGTCGATATGCCAGATCAGGATGCCCGAGCCCAGGCGGGCGCTGTCGGCTGCGGACATCTCGGGCAGCCCGGGGCCCAGGGTGTTGGGGATGGACCAGTCGAACTCGGCGTAGCGGCCGTCGTCCATCTGGTAGTCATCGATCAGCAGGTCGGGGAAGAAATTGTCCCCCCCGCGCTCGTCGAAATCGAACTTACTGTTGAAATTCTCGTCCCGCAGACGGTTCTCCAGCAGGAAATACTCGGTGGAGGAGATGGGCACCTTGATCACCTTGACCCCCTCGCCCCACAGCTCGGTGGCCTTGAGCCGGATGTCGTTCCAGTTGCCGCTCACCGTGACCGGCTCCTCCCAACCCATGAACACCTTGCTCCAGGCGTCCGGGTGGGCCGGGATGCGGCTGACCGTGTTGAAGAACCCGGTGGCCATCAGGGAGAAAAAGCCCACCGTGGGCCGCGTGCCGACCATGGTGTCGTACAGGTCGGGCAGCCCGAAATAGTGGCCGATCTCGTGCACGATCACCCCCAGCAGGCCCTGCAGGGCGCCCTGGCTGTTACCCGGCTGGTCCCAGTCCTGGATCGCGGTCTCGGGGAAAATCTGGATGAACTGCACGAAGAACGGGCTGCCGTCCGGCTTGTGGTCGCCCGTGGCGATGCCCTGGTAGTCCGGCTTGCCGTTTTCCAGTATCTCGGCCAGCAGGGCCCGGTTGATCGAGACCGGGTGGATGTCGTCCGGGGTGTCCGGGACAAAATCCGTGTGCTGGCCGCAGCCGGCGCTGAAGACCATTATCATATCATACTTGGAGAAATCCATCTCGGCGTCCGCGGCCTTGATCGCGTCCACCGCCAGGTTGCAGGTGCGCAGGCTGTAGTCGTCGTCCTTGCCGTACTCGGCCATTTCCTTGTCCAGGGTGTAGATGGCCGAGATGTCGGTCAGCGTGTCGGGCACCTCCAGCACCACCTTGCCCTGGCTGACCGCCTGGTAATACTGGCTGGCCCAGAGGAGGTTGCGCTGGACATACAATTTGGCTTTGGAGTCGATGCTGTTGTCCTGGACGATGTTGCCCGCGGCGTCGAAGGTGAAGAACGGGATGTCG is from bacterium and encodes:
- a CDS encoding HAD hydrolase-like protein, whose translation is MTSPATQRLFLYDIDGTILSTNHSGYRSFVRSCREVLGIEGPIDGIHMAGKLDRVIFEEIVAAYRPELSGADLLPHWETFRDGYVRYLRQESLNPSEWILYPGVRELVEMSQGLGALALLTGNVREGAMIKLATLDMARYFPTGGFGENSITREQLAHLAYDEACRHFGVTFPPERSVVIGDTVRDVRAGQAIGARTLAVATGTVSEADLVAAGADLVAPDFLSARAEVESFLAAL
- a CDS encoding FG-GAP-like repeat-containing protein encodes the protein MDGDGVPEVVVATAHAEVFAWRLAADGSLTSLPGWPVRLPGLNSATPVLADLDGDGALEVLLPNRNGSSGSQLFALTGAGGHLNGFPVSIGAEAVAPVAVLQDATLAPSAIFVGTLGGKLLAFDRQGHEKYSADLGAPIVCAPLVGKMGLPGSSEEARVCAFAEDGKIWSLNAATGEPSAGWPVLTGGSCLAGGALGDVDGDGLNELVAPVDFPDSPEKDGAELYVLEYNGAGLAGHPLHLNMDYSYPAPYMSAPALADLDGDGAQEMLVSTRGRLVAAYRADGTGRPFERFPTGSDAVLPPVPADLDGDGKLDLLCSDAEGFLYAWSTGSTKLSPQWAGLGNGPARTGLSSSAQRNPGLPSAATALSENTCYVWPNPLRGDRARVVYRLGRGDVSRVTVKVLTTSGETVAETDGATSAAAGQDNEVVLDASRYASGVYLVLIEARSEGAGTARVLKKFAVIR
- a CDS encoding PorV/PorQ family protein; translated protein: MPTFNKHTLRPGAAVAALLLLTGLFPAAGSLRADDINSSTGTTALNFLKTAVGARAAALGTAYTALSDDAAGCFWNPAGLTDAPERELFFTHQRLIADMSQSAAAYVFDVDRFKVGVSMNYFSAGELERRETNSVEAQGTFSPFDMALGVSAAMRVNELVSAGVTARWVHENLDSQTASAMLFDIGVRSRTIIPGLSAALSVRNLGTQLKYENKGYDAPREVAVGASYHKGLPWARGAATVTAEIVRPNDNDARLAFGAEYGWREMLYGRVGYRSGLNNEDMSFGFGIVYMQLRFDYAFVPYVEGLGDSHRFSFNYSF